The following nucleotide sequence is from Nitrospira sp..
GACGGTGGAGATTTTTTGGCTGTGAACGTCGGGAGTGATGAGTGGAATTATCAGGTGCGAGATTTGGCTGAGGCTGTAGCCAAGGTTCTCCCCAACGTGGAGATATCTTTGAATTCCAATGCGCAGCCTGACAAGCGGTCTTATCGGGTGAGCTTCGAAAAGTTCAGACGATTGGCTCCTCACTATCAACCACGAGTGGATTTGCGTACGGCAATTGAAGATTTAGCTGATGGACTAGAAAGGATGAAGTTCTCAGACGTTGAGTTTCGAAAGTCTCATCTTGTACGACTCAACATGTTGAAAACGCTTAACGCGGATGGATGTCTTACAGATGACCTTCGTTGGGCCTGATTTAGCGGACGTGGGATTATTAGCGACGCGTGGTTTTCATGTTGATCTGTCGTGACCTTACCGATGCGGCCTCCTTGAAGATGACTGAGCTTGGCGATCATTACGTCATGTGAGGGAGACGAAGAATGAACTCTAAGATACGGTCGAGTGCAAAACGCTCAGGTTCCAGCGTGAAAACGTCGCCGAGGATAGCCAATCGTGCATGTCGATTTTGTGGGGCACATCTCGATCAAACTTTTGTCGATCTTGGAATGTCTCCTCTAGCTAATTCTTACATCAAGGCCGAAGAGGCCAATCGAATGGAGCCTTTTTATCCTCTCCATGTCTATGTTTGTAAAACATGCCTCTTGGTACAGCTTGAAGAGTTTACGAGTCCTCAAAGTATTTTTGGCGACTATGCCTATTTTTCATCATACTCTGAGAGTTGGTTGGAGCATGCTAAGCGCTATGCGCACCTCGTGTCGGAACGATTTTCTCTGACGTCCCGGCATCAGGTAGTCGAGATAGCGAGTAATGATGGATATCTCCTGCAATACTTTGCTGAAAAGGGGATACCTGTACTGGGGGTAGAGCCGGCTAGTAATGTCGCTGCCGTCGCTAAAAGAAAAGGTATTCCCACAGTCGTCAAGTTCTTTGGCGAAAAGACCGCTCGAGATTTAGTAAGGCAAAAGAAACGCGCGGACTTAGTAATTGGAAACAATGTGCTGGCACATGTGCCCCGCATCAATGATTTTGTCGAAGGTTTGCGAATTTTGCTGAAGCCTCAAGGCGTCATTACGATGGAATTCCCTCACCTTCTGAGGCTCATGGCGGAGAATCAGTTTGATACGATCTATCATGAACATTTCTCCTATTGGTCACTGCTATCCGTCGAGCGTGTGTTTGAGAAGCATGGGCTCTCGATCTTCGATGTTGAGGAGGTCCCTACACACGGAGGCTCGCTGAGAATTTATGCTCATCACAGTGATGATGCTACTAGGTCAATCGGGCAGCGCATTGTGGAACTCAGGCAAAGAGAGTTGCGTGCAGGATTTGCCAACTTGGAGCACTATGCCGGTTTTTCCGCGCAGGTGGAAAAGACGAAGCGCAAACTACTTCGCTTTCTGATAGAGGCGAAGGAACAGGGCAAGTCAGTTGTCGGATACGGTGCTCCTGCCAAAGGCAACACCCTGCTTAATTACTGCGGAATCCGAACCGATTTGATTGATTATACGGTGGACAGAAGTCCTTACAAGCAAGGTCAATTTCTTCCAGGGGTTCGCATCCCCATCTTTGCTCCGGAGAAAATTAGGGAGACAAAGCCGGATTATGTGCTGATTCTTCCATGGAACATTCAAGATGAAGTGGTACTCCAGATGGAGTTTATTAAAGGGTGGGGTGGTAAATTTGTCGTTCCAATCCCTGAGATCAAAGTACTGCCGTGATTTTCCATGAAACGGTGCTCCCGGGGGCATTTGTCATTGATGTGGAACGAATTGAAGACGAGCGAGGGTTTTTTGCCCGAAGTTGGTGCGCGCATGAGTTTGATGCACATGGTTTGGAAACCCGGTTGGTACAATGTAATGTGTCATACAACAGGCTGAGAGGAACCTTGAGAGGTATGCACTATCAGATCGGGGTCTCCTCTGAAGTGAAACTGGTGCGTTGTACTAGGGGAGGAGTGTACGATGTGATCGTTGATCTTCGTCCTCACAGTTCCACATACAAGCACTTCTGTGGGGTGAGCCTCACAGCTGAGAATCGACGAATGCTCTATATCCCCAAACACTTTGCTCATGGATTTCTCACGTTGACCGACGGCGCAGAAGTGCAGTACCAGATGTCAGAGTTCTATGCGCCCAATTATGCGCGAGGGTTCAGATGGAATGATCCAGCGTTTAATATTGTCTGGCCCGAGCCAGTGCGAGTGATCTCCGAAAAAGATCGAACCTACTCGGACTATTCGGAATGATTCTGGCATGAAGATGAGTGAAGTCAGGGAGGCGCTCGACTCGACTCGAGAAGGGAAAGTCCTGCACGATTTGGTGGCGCATCTGTATCCAATTTGTCGGAGTATCACAGGTGAAGGCGTTCGTGCAACACTGCGATATCTACAAAGCTTTCTCCCGTTGGAAATTCATGAGGTCCCCAGCGGAACTCAGGTGTTTGACTGGACCGTTCCGCTGGAATGGAACATTAAAGATGCCTATATAGCCACCGTGCAAGGGGAAAAGATCGTCGATCTTGGCCAGAGTAACCTTCACGTGGTCAGCTATAGCCTGCCGATAAAGGGGCGAATCAGACGTGAAGATTTAACCGGTCATCTGCACTCGCTACCGGATCGACCAGACTGGATACCGTACCGGACCTCGTATTACAAAGAAAATTGGGGTTTCTGTTTGTCACACCGTCAGTTGGAGAGGTTGACGGATTCCGAATATGACGTGTGCATAGATTCATCATTGCAGCCTGGCCACTTGAGTTATGGAGAAGTGTTCTTGCCGGGGGCTACACCCCAAGAGGTGTTAATTTCTGCTCATGTGTGTCATCCCTCCCTTTGTAACGATAACCTTTCTGGAATTGCCGTCGCCACCCAGATTGCACAGGCCCTAAGCACTGTAAGACGAAGGTATTCGTACCGATTCGTTTTTATTCCGGGAACGATCGGGTCAATCACCTGGCTTTCTCGCAACCAAGAACGGGTCAAGCTGATTCGGCACGGACTTGTGTTAACAGGCGTCGGCGATTCTGGCCATATCACCTATAAGAGAAGTCGGCAGGGTAATGCTCCAATCGATCGAGTCCTCAGCCATGTTCTGACGCATACAGGAGATAGTCACCGAGTAATCGACTTCTATCCGTATGGATATGATGAACGGCAATATTGTTCCCCAGGCTTCAACCTTCCCGTCGGCTGCTTCATGCGTAGTTCCCATGGAGAATATCCAGAATATCACACCTCAGCAGACAATCTGGATTTTGTATCTGCTGCTTCGCTCCAGAACTCGTTGGATATTTTGCTTAAGGTTCTGTTCGTGATCGAGAATGACACGGTAGTTTTTAGCAAGAACCCGTACTGTGAGCCACAGCTTGGAAGGCGGGGGTTATACCGTGCTATTGCTGGGCAAAAGGAAGGC
It contains:
- a CDS encoding class I SAM-dependent methyltransferase; translated protein: MNSKIRSSAKRSGSSVKTSPRIANRACRFCGAHLDQTFVDLGMSPLANSYIKAEEANRMEPFYPLHVYVCKTCLLVQLEEFTSPQSIFGDYAYFSSYSESWLEHAKRYAHLVSERFSLTSRHQVVEIASNDGYLLQYFAEKGIPVLGVEPASNVAAVAKRKGIPTVVKFFGEKTARDLVRQKKRADLVIGNNVLAHVPRINDFVEGLRILLKPQGVITMEFPHLLRLMAENQFDTIYHEHFSYWSLLSVERVFEKHGLSIFDVEEVPTHGGSLRIYAHHSDDATRSIGQRIVELRQRELRAGFANLEHYAGFSAQVEKTKRKLLRFLIEAKEQGKSVVGYGAPAKGNTLLNYCGIRTDLIDYTVDRSPYKQGQFLPGVRIPIFAPEKIRETKPDYVLILPWNIQDEVVLQMEFIKGWGGKFVVPIPEIKVLP
- the rfbC gene encoding dTDP-4-dehydrorhamnose 3,5-epimerase; this translates as MIFHETVLPGAFVIDVERIEDERGFFARSWCAHEFDAHGLETRLVQCNVSYNRLRGTLRGMHYQIGVSSEVKLVRCTRGGVYDVIVDLRPHSSTYKHFCGVSLTAENRRMLYIPKHFAHGFLTLTDGAEVQYQMSEFYAPNYARGFRWNDPAFNIVWPEPVRVISEKDRTYSDYSE
- a CDS encoding DUF4910 domain-containing protein, yielding MKMSEVREALDSTREGKVLHDLVAHLYPICRSITGEGVRATLRYLQSFLPLEIHEVPSGTQVFDWTVPLEWNIKDAYIATVQGEKIVDLGQSNLHVVSYSLPIKGRIRREDLTGHLHSLPDRPDWIPYRTSYYKENWGFCLSHRQLERLTDSEYDVCIDSSLQPGHLSYGEVFLPGATPQEVLISAHVCHPSLCNDNLSGIAVATQIAQALSTVRRRYSYRFVFIPGTIGSITWLSRNQERVKLIRHGLVLTGVGDSGHITYKRSRQGNAPIDRVLSHVLTHTGDSHRVIDFYPYGYDERQYCSPGFNLPVGCFMRSSHGEYPEYHTSADNLDFVSAASLQNSLDILLKVLFVIENDTVVFSKNPYCEPQLGRRGLYRAIAGQKEGAKAEIALLWTLNMADGSHSLLDIAERAGTSFELIYDAAQTLSKHGLLKEGVVEHFVENKERNHE